A section of the Microbacterium sp. MM2322 genome encodes:
- the carA gene encoding glutamine-hydrolyzing carbamoyl-phosphate synthase small subunit codes for MSIQRFQAPEPAVLVLEDGSRHPGHAYGARGTTLGEVVFATAMTGYQETITDPSYAGQIVLQTAPHIGNTGMNAEDPESRRIWVSGYIVRDPSRIVSNWRADHSLEDALVRDDIVGISGIDTRAVTRVLRSTGSMRGGVFSGDAVSLTDDEQLRIVREAPEMSGQNLSADVSVPAAEVTPAVGEKVGNLAILDLGVKQATVNNLAARGFEVHVLPQSISFADIQAIDPVAVFYSNGPGDPAASDRHVALLREVLDAGLPFFGICFGNQLFGRALGFGTYKLPFGHRGINQPVLDKTTGRVEITAHNHGFAVDAPIEGIIDSPHGYGRVEVSHVGLNDNVVEGLRALDLPAFSVQYHPEAAAGPHDANYLFDRFRDLVIATQESKKNA; via the coding sequence ATGAGTATTCAGAGATTCCAAGCTCCCGAACCCGCCGTCCTCGTCCTCGAAGACGGTTCCCGACACCCCGGACACGCCTATGGCGCACGCGGCACCACGCTCGGCGAGGTCGTCTTCGCGACGGCGATGACCGGATACCAGGAGACGATCACCGATCCCTCCTACGCCGGGCAGATCGTCCTCCAGACCGCCCCGCACATCGGCAACACCGGCATGAACGCCGAGGACCCCGAGTCCCGGCGCATCTGGGTGTCGGGCTATATCGTCCGCGACCCCTCGCGCATCGTGTCGAACTGGCGCGCCGACCATTCCCTCGAGGACGCCCTCGTCCGCGATGACATCGTCGGCATCAGCGGCATCGACACGCGCGCGGTCACCCGTGTCCTGCGCTCGACGGGTTCGATGCGCGGCGGCGTCTTCTCAGGGGATGCCGTGTCCCTGACCGACGACGAGCAGCTGCGCATCGTGCGCGAAGCGCCGGAGATGAGCGGTCAGAACCTGTCTGCGGACGTCTCCGTTCCGGCCGCCGAGGTGACCCCCGCCGTCGGCGAGAAGGTCGGCAACCTCGCGATCCTCGACCTCGGCGTCAAGCAGGCCACGGTGAACAACCTCGCCGCACGGGGCTTCGAGGTGCACGTCCTCCCGCAGTCGATCTCGTTCGCCGACATCCAGGCGATCGACCCGGTCGCGGTCTTCTACTCGAACGGCCCCGGTGACCCGGCGGCATCCGATCGTCACGTCGCGCTGCTGCGCGAAGTGCTGGATGCGGGGCTGCCCTTCTTCGGGATCTGCTTCGGCAACCAGCTGTTCGGCCGCGCCCTCGGGTTCGGCACGTACAAGCTGCCGTTCGGACACCGCGGCATCAACCAGCCCGTCCTCGACAAGACGACCGGTCGCGTCGAGATCACCGCTCACAACCACGGTTTCGCCGTCGACGCGCCGATCGAAGGCATCATCGACAGCCCCCACGGCTACGGCCGCGTCGAGGTCAGCCACGTCGGCCTCAACGACAACGTCGTCGAGGGACTCCGCGCCCTCGACCTGCCGGCGTTCAGCGTGCAGTACCACCCCGAGGCCGCCGCCGGCCCGCACGACGCCAACTACCTGTTCGACCGCTTCCGCGACCTCGTGATCGCCACCCAGGAGAGCAAGAAGAATGCCTAA